The Syntrophotalea acetylenivorans genome contains the following window.
ACCGAAGTGAGGGTAGCCAAACCGTGAGATGGTTCGATGTTGATTGCCCAGGATTATGAAATATCGATGTCTTGTTTTTAAATCAGTGAAGCGAATCAGTTATATAGGGCGATAAAAGGCCCGCAACAGGAGGTCCCCATGTCCTTTGGACACAAACATATTCTCGGGATTGAACAGCTTTCAGCCGATGACATTACGTTAATTCTCGATACCGCTGAAAGTTTTAAGGAAGTCAGCACCCGCGAAATTAAAAAGGTACCGACTCTGCGCGGCAAAACGATTATCAATATATTCTTTGAAGCCAGCACTCGCACCAGAGCATCCTTTGAGATTGCCGGCAAACGGTTGTCCGCTGATACCATGAACATCAGTGCTTCGACCTCTGCGGTGGTTAAGGGTGAGACCCTTGAGGATACGGCTAAAAACCTTGAGGCCATGCATCCTGATATCATCGTTATGCGCCATGGGCATTCGGGAGCCCCCCATTACCTGGCTGAGCGCTGTGGCTTTTCTGTCGTCAATGCTGGTGATGGAGCCCATGAACACCCGAGCCAGGCACTGCTCGATCTGATGACCATACGTGAAAAGAAGGGCACCATCGAGGGTTTGGTTGTAGCGATCGTCGGCGATATCGCCCATAGTCGCGTGGCCCGATCGAATATCTATGCTTTAAAGAAAATGGGGGCCACAGTTCGGCTGGCCGGTCCCGGAACCTTGCTGCCAACCGAGATTGAGCGCATGGGTGCCGAAGTCACTACGGACATGAATACGGCATTGGACGGGGCCGATGTGGTTATGATGCTGCGTATCCAGCAAGAAAGGCAGGGCAAGGCCCTGTTACCTTCGAATCGAGAGTACAGCCGCTTCTATGGTCTCAATCCGGAAAACCTGAAACTGGCTAAAGCCGATGCTCTTGTTATGCATCCAGGGCCGATGAATCGCGGTGTTGAGATATCCTCGGCCGTTGCCGACGGCGCGCAAAATGTCATCCTTGACCAGGTTGAAAATGGTGTGGCGGTTCGCATGGCCCTGCTTTATCTTGTCTCCGGCGGTGAACAATTAGCCGAACAGAGCGCCTGATATATTTCCAACTCATCACCAACTGGGGTAGACCATGAAAATTCTTATAAAGGGCGGTCGCCTGATTGACCCGGCCAACAGCATAGACGATCAGCTGGATGTGCTCATCGAAAACGGTTGTGTAGCGGCTGTTGGTACGAACCTGGACTCCGATAATGCTCAGGTGCTCGACGCGACAAATCGCCTGGTTGTTCCGGGGCTGATCGATGTCCATGTTCATCTTCGGGAACCCGGATATGAATACAAAGAAGACATTCAGTCCGGCACTCGAGCGGCGGTGGCAGGTGGATTCACTTCTGTAGCCTGTATGCCGAATACTGATCCCGTTAACGACAACAAAACCGTTACGAGCTATATCTGTCAGAAAGCCGCCGAGGTTGGGCTGGCAACGGTTTTTCCTGTAGGCGCCATCACTAAAGGCCTTAAAGGCGAATCCTTATCAGAAATGGGACAATTACGGGAAGCTGGGTGTGTCGCAGTTACCGATGATGGTCGTCCGGTAGATGACGGTGAAATTATGCGCCGGGCCATGGAATATGCGCGGTCCTTCGACCTGCCGGTCATCAGCCATGCTGAAGACCTGGCGATTGTCGGCGGCGGTGTCATGAACGACGGTTTTGTCGCTACCGAACTCGGCCTGAAGGGGATACCCTGGGTCGCCGAAGATGCCATGGTCGCACGGGATGTGATGCTCGCTGAATTTACCGGAGCTCGCCTTCATGTTGCTCATGTCTCTACCCGCGGCGCCGTCGAAATTATCCGGGCAGCACAAAAACGTGGTGTGGCCGTTACCGCTGAGGTAACACCTCATCACTTCACCCTGACTGAAGAAGCGGTGCGGGGCTATGACACCAACGCCAAAATGAACCCTCCGTTGCGTAGCGCTGATGATGTTGCCGCAATAAGGCAAGGGCTTGCCGACGGAACAATCGGCGTTATCGCCACCGATCACGCTCCGCATCACCGCGACGAGAAAAACGTGGAGTTCAACATTGCGATGAACGGCATTGTCGGACTTGAAACGGCATTGCCCTTAACCCTGAGGTTGGTCGAAGAAGGGGTCCTGTCTTTGTCTGAGGCTATAGCGCGACTGACGTGTGGTCCCGCCCAGGCGCTCAACTTATCTCGAGGGTCCCTCACCGTCGGGAGCATTGCCGATGTCACTGTCATTGACCCCGAATGCGCTTGGAAATTAGAGGCTGAAGAACTGTTGTCCAAGAGCAAGAACACTCCCTTTGACGGCTGGAGCTTGAAGGGCAAAGCCACCAACACTTTGGTCCGCGGGAAAATCGTTTACAATAGTGATGAAGTTTAAAGTCTCATATCCACAACAAATATTTATATCTAAATCATTTTGTTAATATATCGAACAACGATGCATCAGTATCAGAGGAGTAACAATTTATGAAAGCAGTTCTGGCCCTTGCTGACGGCAGGGTTTTCTACGGTAAGGCTTTCGGTGCCTGCGGTGAAACAACCGGTGAGGTTGTCTTCAATACCAGCATGACCGGCTACCAGGAGATTCTTACGGATCCTTCCTATTGTGGTGAAATCGTCACCATGACCTATCCGCAAATCGGTAATTACGGCATCAATCGTGAGGATGTTGAGTCGGGTAAACCTCATCTGTCTGGTTTTGTGGTTAAGGAATATTGCGATTTCCCGAGCAATTGGCGTTCGGACATGACCCTTAACGACTACCTCGTTGAAAACGGTGTGGTCGGAATTCAGGGCATCGATACTCGTGCGCTGGTTCGGCACATACGGGACAAGGGTGCCCAAAACGGCATTATTTCCAGCGTTGACCTCGATCCAGAGAGTCTGATTGCCAAAGCCCGGAAGGCTCCGTCACTCGTCGGCCAGGATCTGGTACAGAAAGTTACTTGTGACTCTCCTTACAAGTGGCAAGAAGGCATCTGGACTCTCGGCAGCGGTTATAGTCAGGCCGAAGGGGATGGCCAATTTAAAGTTGTCGCTTATGACTTCGGTATCAAGCGCAATATCTTGCGTCACCTTACTGAAGCCGGGTGCCGAGTGACGGTAGTGCCCGCCGATACTCCCGCACAAGATGTACTGGCGATGGATCCGGACGGAATTTTCCTTAGCAATGGCCCCGGAGACCCGGAACCCATTGCCTATGCCCAGGACAACATTCGTCAGCTGCTTGGCAAGAAGCCGATCTTCGGTATCTGTCTCGGTCATCAATTGTTGGCGCTGGCCCTTGGCGGCAAAACCTTCAAGCTCAAGTTCGGGCATCGCGGCGGGAATCAGCCGGTCATGCGCCATGAAAGCGGTCAAGTTGAGATCACCTCACAGAATCATGGTTTCGCAGTAGAAGCGGGAAGCATCGATGATGAGGCGGTACAGACCCATATCAACCTTAATGACAACACCATTGAGGGGCTTGAGCACAAACGATTGCCCGCCTTTTCGGTGCAGTATCACCCCGAAGCATCTCCCGGGCCTCACGATGCTCGCTACCTGTTTGAACGTTTTACCGCTTTGATGGCAAAACAACGCGGCGAATAACCGGGCGCCAGCCCCCAGTTAACGACCATCCGTCTCATAAGACGGTTCACACTATAGAAGGACTGAGAATGCCTAAGCGTACCGATATAGAAAAAATCCTCATCATCGGAGCCGGCCCCATTATTATCGGCCAGGCCTGCGAGTTTGACTACTCTGGGACCCAGGCCTGCAAGGCCCTCAAAGAAGAGGGTTATTCGGTGATTCTGCTCAACTCCAATCCGGCCACTATCATGACCGACCCGGATTTTGCCGACCGTACTTATATCGAACCGGTCACGCCTGAGTCTCTTGAGCGAATCATCGCAAAAGAACGCCCTGATGCCGTTTTGCCCACCCTGGGTGGCCAGACTGCTCTCAATACCGCAGTAGCGGTAGCCAAGTCGGGAGTTCTGGAAAAGTACGGTGTTGAGCTCATTGGTGCCAAACTTCCGGCTATTGAAAAAGCTGAAGACCGCACCCTCTTTAAAGCCGCCATGGAAAAGATTGGCGTGGCCGTACCCCGTTCCGGTCTGGCCCACGATTACCACGAAGCCATGGAGGTTGTTGAGCATGTCGGTTTCCCGGCCATTATCCGCCCCTCTTTCACCCTGGGCGGCACCGGAGGCGGCATCGCCTATAACCGGGAAGAATACGAAGTCATGGCCATGGCCGGGATTGACGCCTCGCCGACCGACGAAATCCTCGTTGAAGAATCAGTCATCGGCTGGAAGGAATACGAGCTTGAGGTCATGCGCGACATGGCCGACAACGTGGTGATTATCTGCTCTATTGAAAATCTAGATCCCATGGGCATCCATACCGGCGACTCGATCACCGTGGCTCCCGCGCAGACCCTGACCGACAAGGAATATCAGATCCTGCGCGATGCATCCCTGAAGATCATTCGCGAAATCGGCGTCGATACCGGTGGCTCCAATATTCAATTCGGCATCAATCCCAAAGACGGTCGACTCGTCGTCATTGAAATGAATCCCCGAGTCTCCCGTTCCTCGGCTCTGGCATCCAAGGCTACCGGCTTTCCCATCGCCAAAATCGCCGCCAAGCTATCGGTGGGTTATACCCTCGACGAGATCCCTAATGATATTACGCAAGAAACATTTGCCTCCTTTGAGCCGACTATCGACTATGTGGTAACCAAAATACCACGGTTCACCTTTGAAAAATTTCCTCAGGCCGACAGCACTCTCACCACCCAGATGAAATCGGTTGGGGAGGTCATGTCGATCGGCCGAACCTTTAAGGAGAGCCTGCAAAAGGCCTTGCGCTCACTGGAAATTGGTTCCTACGGATTCGAAAGTCGCATCTATGAAACACCGGCTGTCTATGGCCAGCCCCTCTCCGAAGAGGTTAAAAACCAACTCTACAGCAAGCTGCGAACTCCCAATTGTGAGATGCTCTGGTATCTGGCCGATGCTCTGCGTGCCGGTCTAAGTTGCGACGAGCTGTATAAGGAAACGGCCATTGATCCCTGGTTTTTAAATAATATTGCCCAGATCGTGGCAATGGAAAAGGTGCTCTTCGAGCGCAAGCCAAGTTCCGTCATTGATGACCAATCCCTCGCCGATATGCTGCGGGAGGCCAAAGAATATGGCTTTTCGGACCGACGTTTAGCTGCCCTCTGGCAAATCACAGAAGGAGAGGTGCGGGCCTTACGGTACCGACTGAACGTCCGCCCCGTATACAAACGCGTTGATACTTGTGGCGCCGAATTTGTTGCCCACACACCCTATCTCTACTCGACCTACGAAACCGAATGCGAGAGTTTGCCCACCAACAAAAAGAAGATTATGATTCTTGGTGGTGGTCCGAACCGCATCGGCCAGGGAATTGAATTCGATTATTGTTGTGTACACGGTGTTATGGCCTTGATCGAGGCCGGTTACGAGACCATTATGGTCAACTGCAACCCTGAAACGGTATCAACTGACTACGACACCTCCGATCGTCTGTATTTTGAACCATTAACCCTGGAAGATGTCCTGGAAATCGTGGATATCGAAAAGCCCGAAGGGGTTATCGTTCAATTCGGCGGGCAAACTCCCCTTAAACTTGCCGTGGCATTGGAAGAAGCTGGCGTGCCGATCATTGGTACCAGCCCTGACGCCATCGACCGCGCCGAGGACAGGGAACGCTTCCAAGCACTACTTCATAAACTCGAACTCAAACAACCGGAAAACGGTCTGGCCCGTTCTTTTGAAGAAGCGGAACAGGTCGCTGCCCGTATCGGTTACCCGGTCGTAGTAAGACCGTCCTACGTACTCGGTGGCCGGGCCATGGAAATTGTTTACCAGGTTGAACAACTGCGTAACTATATGCTCCATGCAGTACAGGCTTCACCGGACCATCCTATCCTGGTTGACAAGTTTCTTGAACAAGCGATCGAGGTTGATGTCGACGCCCTTTGTGATGGAACGGATGTGGTTATCGGCGGCATCATGCAGCATATTGAAGAGGCCGGCATCCACTCGGGGGACTCGGCCTGCGTCCTGCCGCCATTTTCCCTTGATCCTGAATTGGTTGAAGAGATTCGTCGGCAGACCCGGGCTCTTGCCCTTGAGCTTAATGTTATCGGCCTGATGAATATTCAGTTTGCCGTTAAGGATGGCGTCATCTACCTGCTTGAGGTGAATCCCCGAGCCAGTCGTACGGTACCGTTTGTCTCCAAAGCGACCGGCAGACCTTGTGCTAAAATTGCTGCGCGAATTATGGCTGGCGCCACTCTTGCCGAACTTGGTGTCGAGGGGGAACTCACGCCTGAATATATGTCGGTCAAAGAAGCGGTTTTCCCCTTTGTCAAGTTCCCGGGTGTCGACACTCTCCTTGGTCCTGAAATGAAATCGACCGGTGAAGTCATGGGCATTGATGCTGATTTCGGCAAGGCCTTTGCCAAAGCCCAACTCGGTGCCGGTGTCAAACTGCCAACCTCTGGCAAAATATTTGTAAGCATCAAAGATACCGACAAGCCCTTGGTTGTCGATGCCATGCGGCAGCTTGAAGGAGCCGGCTTCGAACTGCTTGCTACCGGAGGAACCGCCAGCTACCTGCAAGAGCAGGGCATAAAAGTAACTGCGATCAATAAGGTTAAAGAGGGACGTCCCCATTGTGTTGACGCTATCAAGAGTCGTGAAATAGCCATGGTTTTCAATACGACCTTTGGCCCCGATTCGGTCTCCGATTCCTATTCCATCCGCCGCTCTGCACTGATGCAGAACCTGGCCTATTTCACCACCGTTGCCGGCATTGAAGCGGCTGTGGCAGGAGTTCTGGCCCTTCAGCGAGAAACCCTTGACGTTACCCCCCTTCAAGAGTATTATGTGCAACGTTGAAAAACTAGCATTCAGACATCATTAAAACATTCACCTTCGGGCGGGTTTTCCCGCCCGATGATTTTTTTATTTAAGGAATCAATACCAGTATGTCACGTTCAATCCCCATGACCGAGGAAGGTCATCGCCTTCTTCAGGAAGAGTTGAAAAATCTGATTCGTGTCGAGCGCCCCAAAGTCGTGCAAGAAATCGCCGAGGCTCGCGATCACGGTGACCTTTCTGAAAATGCTGAATACGATGCAGCCAAAAACCGTCAAGGCTTTATTGAAGGCCGTATCAAAGAGCTCAACGATAAAATAGCTCGGGCGGAAGTGATCGACCCTGCCACCTTGACTGGAGACAAAGTGCTTTTTGGGGCTAAGGTCACTCTATTCGACATTGATATCGAAAACGAAGTCACCTATCAAATTGTGGGTGAAGACGAAGCCGACATCAAAAAGGGGAAAATTTCCGTCACCTCACCGGTTGGCAAAGCCTTAATTGGGCGTAGCCTCGATACGGAAGTGCGCATTGCCGTACCTTCTGGCGTCAAAATTTATGAAATTACCGAAATCTGTTACGAATAGTCGTCGTTTATTCGGCAGCGAAAGGACCTCGCATGAACCTCAAAGTTAATAAGAATATGACCTTTAAAGACGTCCTCGATATGGGACCTGAGGTGGTGCAGGTCTTTGTTAAATACAATATGGGTTGTGTCGGCTGCGCCGCCGCCAAATTCGAAAGCATTGAGCAAGGCGCCAAAGCTCACGGTGTAAATCTCGATGATCTGCTCCGAGATCTTAATAATGCCCTTAACGATTAATTGACGGGGAGGGCAGGTGTCCGCCTCTCGCAATGAACCGCTAAACTCTAATCCCCTTGCCACTCCCCTAAGCAACTTAAGGGGAGTGGGCCCGCGCATCGCCGAAAAACTTGGCAAATTAGGCCTTTCAGACGTCGAAAGCGTCCTATACTCCCTTCCTTTACGCTACGAAGACCGCCGCCAAATACGCAAAATTTCACAACTACATGATCATGGCATACAAGTTTTTTCCGGGAAAATTCTCGCGGTTGGTGAGTCTCAGACCGCAAGACGCCGTAAAAAACTCTACGAAGTGGTAGTCAGTGATGGCACCGGACAAGTATCTCTCAAATGGTTTCACTACCGTAAACCCTTCATGCAGCAACGTTTTATCGTTGGTCGTCACGCGGTGTTCATCGGTGAACCCAAACGTTTTGGTGCTGTTCGGGAAGTTCACCATCCGGACGTGGAATTTCTTGCCCCAAACCAGTCAACTTCCGAGTTAACGGTCACGGATCCACTATCCTATGGCTGTTATTTACCCGTATATCACCTGACAGAAGGCCTTCACCAAAAAACTGCCCGCAAAATATGGCGTGAGGCCGTGGAACGTTATGCACCCTTAGCTTTTTCGCCACTCCCCGACGAAATTCGCCAACGCCAGGGGTTATTGCCCCTTGCGAAAGCCTTACAAGAAGCCCATTGGCCCAGCTCTGAAACATCTTTTGATGAGTTGGAAGGAGGGACCGACTTGGCTCGCCGCTCGTTGGTCTTTGACGAATTTTTCTTCTTGGAACTCGGCTTAGCTCTTCGTCGTCAAGGCATTGAGCTTGAGAAGGGTTTTGCTTTTACTGTGGCCCACAAGTATACGGCACCTTTGGCCAAGATGTTGCCTTACCGATTAACCGAAGCCCAGCGAAGGGTCCTTAATGAAATCAAACGGGACATGATGGTCGAGCGGCCGATGAATCGTTTATTGCAGGGGGATGTCGGCAGCGGAAAAACCATTGTCGCTTTGATGAGTGCCTTGATCGCCATTGAAAATAATACTCAGGTGGCTTTAGTTGCTCCAACGGAAATTTTAGCTGAGCAACATTACCTACAGTTTCACCCCTGGCTCGACAAGCTGGGTCTTAGAGTTGTGTATCTATCAGGCTCAACTTCGGTAAAGGATAAAAAGGCCATCTTGCACCAAATCGCTGTCGGTGAAGTCCATATGGTGGTCGGTACTCACGCGGTTTTACAGCAGGGCGTTGAATTTCATAAGCTGGGTCTCGGTATCATCGATGAACAGCATCGTTTTGGCGTCAAGCAAAGGGCCGCCTTGCGTAAAAAGGGAAAACACCCCGACTTGCTGGTGATGACGGCAACACCCATACCTCGTTCCCTGGCTCTTACGGTATACGGGGATCTGGCCCTGAGCATTATTGATGAGTTGCCACCCGGACGCACCCCCGTTAAAACCTTGTGTTTGACGGATCAATTCCGGCAAAAAGCCTACAAGCACATTCAATCTAAGATCGCCAAGGGGGAACAGGCGTATATTGTTTACCCCCTGGTCGAAGAAACAGAAAAAAGTGACTTGTTAGCCGCCACCGAAGGTTTTGAGTGTTTACAGAAGGATATTTTCCCTGACTTTAAGCTCGGGTTGTTACATGGTCGGCTTAGACCAGAAGAAAAGGAACAGCTTATGCGCGAGTTTAAGTCCGGCGAAATTCAACTGTTGGTGTCCACCACAGTCATCGAGGTCGGAATCGACGTGCCTAACGCATCCGTTATGATGATTGAACACGCTGAAAGATTCGGCCTTGCACAATTGCACCAACTTAGAGGCCGCGTCGGTCGGGGTGCGGCTGAGAGCCATTGTTTACTAATGCGTTCTGAGCGCTGTTCAGAAGTAGGCCGGAAACGCTTGGCCGTGATGGTAGAAAGCAACGATGGTTTCCGCATTGCTGAAGCGGACCTTGAAATCAGGGGGCCCGGCGAGGTGTTAGGTACAAAGCAATCAGGGATGCCGGACTTTCGAGTCGCTAATCTTTTAAAAGACGGTCGTGTTTTAGAAGAGGCTCGGCAGGAGGCCTTTCAATTGGTTGAAGGCCATAAATTCCTCGATAACCCTCGATATGATGATTTGCGTCTTGAGTTAAAAAAACGATGGGGAGGACGCCTGGAGTTAGCCAGTCTTGGTTAAAGACAAATATTTCCCTTTATCATTTTGTTAGTTTACATAATATATATTATCCGACTCAACGTCTAATGGTCGTTTGGGTGGTCTCTCATGACTACCCCTGGCCAACGTCGGACACAGCTTGCCAGAGAACGCCTTTCTAAGCTCCAATTCTACGTTGACTCCCTGACCAATATTGAGCGGTCCAAGCTGGCTGCTCGATACCTTCGTAAAGTTCCTTCTAAATACCGTTCGTATCTTCTCCGTAAGATGACCATTGCAGAGCTTGCCTTCTGCCAGGTCTTTTCTAGGGAGACCTACGGATGGTAACTACTCCAACCAACTATCGAAAAAAGAGCGGTAATGTTTATCCCTTCTTCACGGAACATCCTCGACATTATATATGCATGTACATCACGCACCCAATTCTCTCTGTTGAATTGACGCAATTTTGAATCAGGTCTTGAAGATGCGTCTTCCATGGTGATTCAGGAGGGAATACTTTTTCTGGGAATCAACAATAGCATTTACCATATTTCTACTATCATTTTTGTGGTAGGGAAATGGAACTTGCAATAATATGGCGGCAACACCCAACTGGCTTATTTATATAGAGAAACTCCAGCCTTTGGATATAAGTTGGGGTTCAGTTTTGATTATCGCCCTTCCCTCATCTGATGCGAAGCCATCGTCAATTGAAATAGTTTTTTAGAGAGAATTGACGGGGACGGCCGGCACAACAACGACAAGGACTTTTAAGAAAAACTGCGGAACCTTCCCTGAACAACACCAAAGGTGAACAAGGTGGACATAACCCACTGTCAACCAAAGGAGGCCATGTGCCATACGTATGGAAAAATGGCTCCGCAGCTCTTGAATACGATTGTCAGAAAGAATAAATCAGTTCGGCACGAAGGAACGAGGCCGTATGATCCTGTTGATCGTCCGTATAATAATTTCCAGGTTCCATGAATTCAAACAAAAGATGTCCTGAAAGTTTATCTTTCTGGGTAAACAGTTTTTCCTTGAGGGTAAAGTTGTTTTTGCAGGTAATAAGCAAACCGCGGTCATGGCCTCCGCCCGCACCGTTGTCCTCAGGGGCCCACATATATCCGAGCAGGAGGTTAATCTTCAATTTTTTAAGGGGTGAAATGGAAAAGTCGATATAGGGCATATTCAAGTTGGACCAGCGGCCTGCGCCATCGGTGTCATATGCATAGACGTATAATTCGCTGTATTGCGGCCAACGAGCCCAGAGCGGATTCCATCCCTCATCCTTGGACGTATCGGGATCGTCGCCTGAAAGATAATACCAGCCGAGGCCGAGGCGTGCCTTCTGCGCGGCAAGGGCTTCTATGAACAAAACTGCCTTGGCATCGATCATAAACGCAGAGATGTCATCGCCAACCTGATAGGCTGCCTCCAGGTTGCCCTTTAGATGAGTGGTGAGGGTCGGCATCAAGCGGGTGCCAACGGTATGGCGGTCATTGTTGTTAAGAAAAGAGACATCTTGTTCATGGGTCTTGATGAGATAGTACGCCTCAAACGGAAGCTTTTCGATGGATTTGTTTTTAACATAAACACCGCCCCCCGTTTCCGCGCCGTCAAAGGCGTTTCCGCCCGTAAAGCCGACAATGTCGCGATCTTGGGTGTGCATGGCTAGGGGATCTTGCGCCTGGGTGTGTAGTAGAAGAAAGTCGACAGTTGTGTCTGCAAAACCGGAATAGGTCAATTTCACGGCATCAAAGTAAATCGTTCTAGAACCATCCTTGGGGGTTCCGTCAAGGATCAGTTTCCCTGTTCCATAAATCAGGTCCTGGCGTCCGAAGCGCAGGGTCCAGTCGCTCTTTTTCCAGTCAAAAAACAGGTTGTCGATTACAATTTCGTCTAACGAGTCCCAGGAGTCGTTGTCCGGATCCAGATAGGTGCGGAATTCATTTACGAGGCGGGCTTTCACCAAAAAGTCATCGCTGCGGTGGTACTCCCCCAGAGGCGGGTCCGATAACGCTGGAAATGATTATGGCCACCACGTGCCTCACCGCCGTTGGTGTAAGGAATATTGTCAAAATAGACCTCGCGAAGCCGAATGTCCCCCCGAACAAAAACTCCGGACCTGCAGCCTCAGCTTTCACATTTTGATCAGCGCAGACCGGGAAAGACAGAAAGGCCATCAAAAGCATCAGGAAAGTAATTTTCAATTTGCACCCCATAACAACACCCCTTTTTACATTCCAAAAAAAGATCCAAGATTAAAGCAACCTCACTGTGGCAAAAACAGGCCTTGTTTGTTTTTGTCACCCCCGAACTTGGTCCAAGTGGAGGATTAAAATACGGTTCTATAAACCAAAACGAGAATGCCATGAACGTCAACAGAAACGCAACACCTTTTCCATCAAAGCCAGTGTTTTTGGCGTCCTTGAAGCAGTGGCATGGCCAGAAAATGCTGTCTTATTCGTATTGTCACTGGGATATAGTCTGCTGTTTGACTTGTAGGCTGGATTGTAGAAATTACCACGGGCAGTTAATGGTCATGCCCCGACCCCATTCCACAACACCTATAGGCACTGAACTGTAAAGTAATATGTGTAGTTGTGTAGCTTTAAACGTAAAAAAGCCGTGACTTTCGTCACGGCTTTTTTGGCGTTGGTCGGGGCGAGAGGATTTGAACCTCCGACCCCCTGCACCCCATGCAGGTGCGCTACCAGGCTGCGCTACGCCCCGTCAATCAACGCGTGCGGATTATTGTCCATCCGCCATAAAATGTCAAGAATAAAAGACCCTTGAAACACGCCTCTTCTTACAAAAAATCAAGTGGCCTGCAAGTGGCCTGGTTTTACTTCATAGGCCTTAAAATTACTACATACTGTAGACAGCTTCGGCTGACAGAACCTCGACGTCATTCGAGGTTAAGGCCGCAATTGCCTGCTCACTGTCATCGAAACGAAAAATAATGACCGCATGATCCCCACAACGCTCGACAAAGGCATAGAGATATTCAACGGTAATTTTGGCTTCATCCAGGATGTGTAAGATATGCGCGAGCCCCATGGGACGATCAGGCACCTGGACCGCCACCACATCCGTTTTATCCACGGTGAAACCCTCTTCCGTGAGTGCCTTTTTCGCCACATCTGTCCGGTCGACAATCAACCGCAAAATGCCGAAATCGGAGGTCTCAGCTAAAGAAAGAGCCCGAATATTCACTTCGGCCTTGCCAAGGGCGGCAGTGGCCTGAGCAAGTTTCCCTGCTCGGTTTTCTATAAAAACAGAAATTTGTTGTACGGTCATCTGCCCTCTCCTTTTAATCTTGCTAGCCTTTACGCAGATCGATAACCCTCTTGGCTTTTCCTTCGCTCCGGGTTATCGATTTTGGTTCCACCAGGCGAACCTTGCAGGTGATGTTGAGAAGACTTTTGATCTCGTGACGTATGCGCTCGCTCAAACCCTGCATGACACGGATCTCATCGGAAAAAAGATCTTCAGTGACTTCGACCTGAACTTCGAGGGAGTCGAGATTGTCTTCACGGTTAACGATTAGCTGGTAGTGAGGTTCGACACCTTCGACCTGCATTAACACACTTTCGATTTGAGACGGGAAAACGTTAACCCCACGTATGATCAACATATCGTCGCTGCGCCCACTCATGCGTTGCAGGCGACGATGGCTACGGCCACAAACACAGGGCTCGCTGATGAACCGAGTGATATCACGGGTGCGATAACGAATCATGGGAATGCCTTCTTTGGTGATGGTAGTGATCACCAGCTCCCCTTCTTCGCCGTCGGCTAATACTTCTCCCGTCTGCGGGTTGATAATCTCGGCAATAAAATGGTCTTCCCATATATGGAGG
Protein-coding sequences here:
- the carB gene encoding carbamoyl-phosphate synthase large subunit; this translates as MPKRTDIEKILIIGAGPIIIGQACEFDYSGTQACKALKEEGYSVILLNSNPATIMTDPDFADRTYIEPVTPESLERIIAKERPDAVLPTLGGQTALNTAVAVAKSGVLEKYGVELIGAKLPAIEKAEDRTLFKAAMEKIGVAVPRSGLAHDYHEAMEVVEHVGFPAIIRPSFTLGGTGGGIAYNREEYEVMAMAGIDASPTDEILVEESVIGWKEYELEVMRDMADNVVIICSIENLDPMGIHTGDSITVAPAQTLTDKEYQILRDASLKIIREIGVDTGGSNIQFGINPKDGRLVVIEMNPRVSRSSALASKATGFPIAKIAAKLSVGYTLDEIPNDITQETFASFEPTIDYVVTKIPRFTFEKFPQADSTLTTQMKSVGEVMSIGRTFKESLQKALRSLEIGSYGFESRIYETPAVYGQPLSEEVKNQLYSKLRTPNCEMLWYLADALRAGLSCDELYKETAIDPWFLNNIAQIVAMEKVLFERKPSSVIDDQSLADMLREAKEYGFSDRRLAALWQITEGEVRALRYRLNVRPVYKRVDTCGAEFVAHTPYLYSTYETECESLPTNKKKIMILGGGPNRIGQGIEFDYCCVHGVMALIEAGYETIMVNCNPETVSTDYDTSDRLYFEPLTLEDVLEIVDIEKPEGVIVQFGGQTPLKLAVALEEAGVPIIGTSPDAIDRAEDRERFQALLHKLELKQPENGLARSFEEAEQVAARIGYPVVVRPSYVLGGRAMEIVYQVEQLRNYMLHAVQASPDHPILVDKFLEQAIEVDVDALCDGTDVVIGGIMQHIEEAGIHSGDSACVLPPFSLDPELVEEIRRQTRALALELNVIGLMNIQFAVKDGVIYLLEVNPRASRTVPFVSKATGRPCAKIAARIMAGATLAELGVEGELTPEYMSVKEAVFPFVKFPGVDTLLGPEMKSTGEVMGIDADFGKAFAKAQLGAGVKLPTSGKIFVSIKDTDKPLVVDAMRQLEGAGFELLATGGTASYLQEQGIKVTAINKVKEGRPHCVDAIKSREIAMVFNTTFGPDSVSDSYSIRRSALMQNLAYFTTVAGIEAAVAGVLALQRETLDVTPLQEYYVQR
- the greA gene encoding transcription elongation factor GreA; its protein translation is MSRSIPMTEEGHRLLQEELKNLIRVERPKVVQEIAEARDHGDLSENAEYDAAKNRQGFIEGRIKELNDKIARAEVIDPATLTGDKVLFGAKVTLFDIDIENEVTYQIVGEDEADIKKGKISVTSPVGKALIGRSLDTEVRIAVPSGVKIYEITEICYE
- a CDS encoding DUF1858 domain-containing protein, translated to MNLKVNKNMTFKDVLDMGPEVVQVFVKYNMGCVGCAAAKFESIEQGAKAHGVNLDDLLRDLNNALND
- the recG gene encoding ATP-dependent DNA helicase RecG, which gives rise to MSASRNEPLNSNPLATPLSNLRGVGPRIAEKLGKLGLSDVESVLYSLPLRYEDRRQIRKISQLHDHGIQVFSGKILAVGESQTARRRKKLYEVVVSDGTGQVSLKWFHYRKPFMQQRFIVGRHAVFIGEPKRFGAVREVHHPDVEFLAPNQSTSELTVTDPLSYGCYLPVYHLTEGLHQKTARKIWREAVERYAPLAFSPLPDEIRQRQGLLPLAKALQEAHWPSSETSFDELEGGTDLARRSLVFDEFFFLELGLALRRQGIELEKGFAFTVAHKYTAPLAKMLPYRLTEAQRRVLNEIKRDMMVERPMNRLLQGDVGSGKTIVALMSALIAIENNTQVALVAPTEILAEQHYLQFHPWLDKLGLRVVYLSGSTSVKDKKAILHQIAVGEVHMVVGTHAVLQQGVEFHKLGLGIIDEQHRFGVKQRAALRKKGKHPDLLVMTATPIPRSLALTVYGDLALSIIDELPPGRTPVKTLCLTDQFRQKAYKHIQSKIAKGEQAYIVYPLVEETEKSDLLAATEGFECLQKDIFPDFKLGLLHGRLRPEEKEQLMREFKSGEIQLLVSTTVIEVGIDVPNASVMMIEHAERFGLAQLHQLRGRVGRGAAESHCLLMRSERCSEVGRKRLAVMVESNDGFRIAEADLEIRGPGEVLGTKQSGMPDFRVANLLKDGRVLEEARQEAFQLVEGHKFLDNPRYDDLRLELKKRWGGRLELASLG